The Blattabacterium sp. DPU genome includes a window with the following:
- the yidD gene encoding membrane protein insertion efficiency factor YidD → MKIVKIVFIKIIQLYQIGISPCIGNNCRYIPTCSNYMILSLKKWNLFKAIFLSIIRFIKCNPWGPYGYDPIDSI, encoded by the coding sequence ATGAAAATTGTAAAAATTGTATTCATAAAAATTATCCAATTATATCAAATTGGTATTTCTCCATGTATAGGAAATAATTGTAGATATATACCAACTTGTTCAAATTATATGATTTTATCATTGAAAAAATGGAATCTTTTCAAAGCTATTTTTTTAAGTATCATAAGATTTATTAAATGTAATCCGTGGGGCCCATATGGTTATGATCCGATAGATTCAATTTAA
- the lgt gene encoding prolipoprotein diacylglyceryl transferase, producing the protein MKTLEYINWDPIQKFNLWKGFFIHIYSLMFVISFLLGWYIMKYIYQNDNIHKKYLDPLFIYTFFGTLIGARLGQVLFYDISYFSDHWIEAFLPIRENQHNFLLGFIKGYEFIGYRGLSSHGATIGIILSTLFYSKIILNKKSFIWLCDRLCIPISISSVFIRIGNFFNSEIVGKPCNEKLPWAVKFVQMDTEYGEIVPRHPTQIYESIGYLVIFLLLWYLYKIRKKNYEGFLSGIFFISLWSVRFLIEFFKEPQGEEIINFLSINTGQWLSIPFIILGFYLINFSKIKKYFSSL; encoded by the coding sequence ATGAAAACATTAGAATATATTAATTGGGATCCTATCCAAAAATTTAATTTATGGAAAGGTTTTTTTATTCATATTTATAGTCTAATGTTTGTGATTTCTTTTTTATTAGGATGGTATATAATGAAATATATTTATCAAAATGATAATATTCATAAAAAATATTTGGATCCTTTATTTATATATACTTTTTTTGGTACTCTTATAGGAGCAAGATTAGGTCAAGTATTATTTTATGATATTTCATATTTTTCAGATCATTGGATTGAAGCTTTCCTTCCTATAAGGGAAAATCAACATAATTTTTTATTAGGATTTATAAAAGGATATGAATTCATCGGTTATAGAGGTTTATCAAGTCATGGAGCGACTATAGGAATTATTTTATCTACTTTATTTTATAGTAAAATAATATTAAATAAAAAATCTTTTATTTGGCTATGTGACAGATTATGTATTCCTATATCAATATCTTCTGTTTTTATTAGAATCGGAAATTTTTTTAATTCTGAAATAGTAGGAAAACCATGTAATGAAAAATTGCCTTGGGCAGTAAAATTTGTACAAATGGATACAGAATATGGAGAAATTGTCCCCAGACATCCCACCCAAATTTACGAATCTATTGGTTATCTAGTAATTTTTTTATTACTTTGGTATTTATATAAAATAAGAAAAAAAAATTATGAAGGATTTTTGTCCGGAATTTTTTTTATTTCACTTTGGTCTGTGCGTTTTTTAATAGAATTTTTTAAGGAACCACAAGGAGAAGAAATTATTAATTTTTTATCCATAAATACAGGGCAATGGCTCAGTATTCCTTTTATTATTTTGGGATTTTATCTTATTAATTTTTCAAAAATTAAAAAATATTTTTCTTCATTATGA
- a CDS encoding DUF192 domain-containing protein has product MKKILIFFSLIILCFFINSSERIDDISDMFLDIGNSLEIEFIQNGKLYLINNNHIIKKIDIELAYRDTEKINGLKYRSFLKENRGMLFLFKHQEEYKQMNMKNVQIPLDIIYINQFDTVIFVNQYVPPMRDIEKITNFPSNTSIKYILEINAGMSNKWGIKEGVTKITWFIK; this is encoded by the coding sequence ATGAAAAAAATATTGATTTTTTTTTCCTTGATAATTCTGTGTTTTTTTATAAATTCCTCTGAAAGAATTGATGACATTTCTGATATGTTTTTAGATATCGGAAATTCACTAGAAATAGAATTTATTCAAAATGGAAAATTGTATTTGATAAATAATAATCATATAATAAAAAAAATAGATATAGAATTAGCATATCGAGATACAGAAAAAATAAATGGATTAAAATATAGGTCTTTTTTAAAAGAAAATAGAGGTATGTTATTTTTATTCAAACATCAAGAAGAGTATAAACAAATGAACATGAAAAATGTTCAAATTCCTTTAGATATTATATATATCAATCAATTTGATACGGTTATTTTTGTGAATCAATATGTTCCTCCTATGAGAGATATAGAAAAAATAACGAATTTTCCTTCAAATACTAGCATAAAATATATTTTAGAAATTAATGCAGGGATGTCCAATAAATGGGGTATAAAAGAAGGAGTAACAAAAATTACTTGGTTTATTAAATAA
- a CDS encoding HesB/IscA family protein, giving the protein MIFISEKAKIKLISLMKKEGLSHDISFVRFGVKTGGCSGLSYELTFDQKKQEGDKIFQHKEMKILIDQNSIPYLEGITLEYSDGLDGKGFYFKNPKAKHTCGCGKSFSL; this is encoded by the coding sequence ATGATTTTTATATCCGAAAAAGCTAAAATTAAATTAATTTCTCTTATGAAAAAAGAGGGACTTTCTCACGACATTTCTTTTGTTAGATTTGGAGTTAAAACTGGAGGTTGTTCGGGTTTGTCTTATGAACTTACTTTTGATCAAAAAAAACAAGAAGGGGATAAAATTTTTCAACATAAAGAAATGAAAATATTAATAGATCAAAATAGCATTCCTTATTTAGAAGGAATAACATTAGAATATTCAGATGGATTAGATGGAAAAGGATTTTATTTTAAAAATCCTAAAGCAAAACATACTTGTGGATGCGGAAAAAGTTTTTCATTATAA